In a single window of the Sulfurimonas sp. hsl 1-7 genome:
- a CDS encoding DUF2062 domain-containing protein, whose translation MLRKTLKKTTKNKKLNDFIKKYKIPPEYLSGNRKMISRGVFLGLFIAFIPMPMQMAAVLLFVPFFRFNVPIALAMCWLSNPFTMPPMYYMEYLTGSYILGIEPKPVELTLEWFSENIDDIFIPLYFGTVLYSVIGSTVGYFIVNHFWRSSVHKEKSSRKKK comes from the coding sequence ATGCTCAGAAAAACGCTCAAAAAAACGACAAAAAATAAAAAACTAAACGATTTTATAAAGAAGTACAAAATACCTCCTGAATATCTTTCAGGCAACAGAAAAATGATCTCACGTGGGGTTTTCTTAGGTCTTTTCATAGCCTTTATCCCTATGCCGATGCAGATGGCAGCAGTACTGTTATTTGTCCCATTCTTTCGATTTAACGTCCCAATTGCCCTTGCTATGTGTTGGTTAAGTAATCCTTTTACTATGCCGCCTATGTATTATATGGAGTATCTTACAGGTTCATACATATTAGGGATAGAGCCAAAACCTGTTGAACTGACACTAGAGTGGTTCTCAGAGAATATAGACGATATTTTCATTCCGCTTTATTTTGGAACCGTTCTCTATTCTGTTATCGGTTCAACAGTAGGATATTTTATCGTGAATCATTTCTGGAGAAGTTCAGTTCACAAAGAGAAAAGCTCTCGCAAGAAAAAGTAA
- a CDS encoding (Fe-S)-binding protein: MSVDKKLDEIFNFDQTADDCVKCGKCIPVCTIHKVNADEVTSPRGFIDLLGAYKRGHLELDKTAKDIFESCFLCTNCVDVCPKSLPTDMVIEQARADIAKKFGIAWYKKLFFLLLRHRWLNDLAFKLGWAFQTCGFKIKSDIDSMKSRFNLPMLKVDRLLPSLRKTSFLNAYPENIDNGGKRKVAIFIGCLANYNYRSIGDSLLEILDVLEIDAFLAKDQKCCGAPAYFTGDFDTVDYNAKHNIRYFESLGDDIEAIIVPEATCSAMLKIDYEHFFHDQPDWKARAKSVMSKVYMATEWLQNHTDLEKILEEKKQNTRIVTYHDPCHARKMQGVYQEPRNLISKNYKIVEMSDPNACCGFGGITMQTEKHHFAKAAGAPKAAMIEKTGADVVSAECSACRMQINASMNYAGNETTVFKNPIELIAEALKK; encoded by the coding sequence GTGAGTGTAGATAAAAAATTAGACGAGATATTTAATTTCGACCAGACTGCTGATGATTGTGTGAAATGTGGGAAGTGTATCCCTGTTTGTACGATCCATAAAGTAAATGCAGATGAGGTGACATCACCTCGTGGATTTATTGACCTTTTAGGTGCCTATAAACGAGGGCACCTAGAGCTTGACAAAACTGCAAAAGATATATTTGAGAGTTGTTTTTTATGTACAAATTGTGTAGATGTTTGTCCAAAATCACTTCCTACAGATATGGTAATCGAGCAAGCTCGTGCAGATATAGCGAAGAAGTTCGGTATCGCTTGGTATAAAAAACTTTTCTTTTTACTATTACGTCACCGCTGGTTAAATGATCTTGCTTTTAAACTCGGTTGGGCATTCCAAACATGTGGATTTAAAATTAAATCAGATATAGATTCTATGAAGTCGCGTTTTAATCTACCGATGTTAAAAGTTGACAGACTTTTACCGAGTTTACGTAAAACGTCGTTTTTAAATGCATATCCTGAAAACATAGATAACGGCGGTAAGAGAAAAGTAGCTATATTTATAGGGTGTTTAGCAAACTATAACTACAGATCAATAGGAGATTCACTTTTAGAGATCTTAGATGTATTAGAGATCGATGCATTCTTGGCAAAAGATCAAAAATGTTGTGGAGCTCCTGCATACTTTACGGGAGATTTCGATACTGTTGATTATAATGCGAAGCACAATATCAGATATTTTGAATCTTTAGGGGACGATATAGAAGCTATCATAGTTCCTGAAGCTACTTGTAGTGCAATGCTAAAAATTGACTACGAGCACTTTTTCCACGATCAGCCGGACTGGAAAGCACGTGCAAAATCTGTAATGTCAAAAGTATATATGGCTACTGAATGGCTGCAAAACCATACAGATTTAGAGAAAATTTTAGAAGAGAAAAAACAAAATACAAGAATTGTAACTTATCACGATCCGTGTCATGCAAGAAAGATGCAGGGCGTGTATCAAGAACCTAGAAACCTGATCTCTAAAAATTATAAAATTGTGGAGATGAGTGATCCAAATGCATGTTGTGGTTTCGGTGGTATTACGATGCAGACTGAAAAACACCACTTTGCAAAAGCTGCGGGTGCTCCAAAAGCTGCTATGATTGAAAAAACGGGTGCAGATGTTGTTAGTGCCGAGTGTAGTGCTTGTCGTATGCAGATTAATGCATCTATGAACTATGCAGGAAATGAAACAACAGTATTTAAAAACCCTATTGAACTGATCGCTGAGGCTCTGAAAAAATAA
- the lgt gene encoding prolipoprotein diacylglyceryl transferase, protein MEHLIWSVNPVALSFGGMQIYWYGILFAAAILVGLEIMKWIYKQENRDLQELDSMFLYVVVGIVIGARLGHCLFYEPDYYLTHPLEILYVWKGGLASHGGGLGALLGIYLYKRKHTLNLLWFLDKIAIPTAFFAFFVRMGNLMNSEILGKVSDISWAVVFSRVDNLPRHPAQLYEALSYLVIGIVLFSLYIKLHDKYKDGFLFGLFLTLVFIVRFLVEFVKERQADYATDMFLSTGQLLSIPFIILGLYLIVRSCKK, encoded by the coding sequence ATGGAACATCTCATCTGGAGTGTTAATCCCGTAGCACTCTCTTTTGGCGGGATGCAGATATATTGGTACGGGATACTTTTTGCTGCTGCAATTCTTGTCGGTTTAGAGATAATGAAATGGATATACAAACAAGAAAATAGAGATCTGCAAGAGCTTGACAGTATGTTCTTGTATGTAGTAGTGGGCATTGTAATCGGTGCACGTTTGGGGCATTGTCTGTTTTATGAACCGGATTATTATTTAACACATCCATTAGAGATATTATATGTTTGGAAAGGCGGTTTAGCCTCTCACGGCGGTGGTCTTGGCGCATTGCTTGGGATCTATCTTTATAAACGAAAACATACACTAAACCTTTTATGGTTTTTAGACAAAATTGCCATCCCTACGGCATTTTTTGCATTTTTTGTCCGTATGGGTAACTTAATGAACTCCGAAATTTTAGGAAAAGTTAGCGATATCTCTTGGGCCGTTGTATTTAGCAGAGTTGACAATCTTCCGCGTCATCCGGCGCAACTCTACGAAGCACTCTCTTATCTTGTGATTGGAATTGTACTTTTTAGTCTCTATATAAAACTTCATGATAAATATAAAGACGGGTTTTTATTTGGTCTGTTTTTAACACTTGTCTTCATTGTTAGGTTTTTAGTGGAGTTTGTAAAAGAGAGACAAGCCGATTATGCGACAGATATGTTCCTCTCAACAGGGCAGTTATTGAGTATCCCTTTTATTATATTGGGGCTTTATTTGATCGTAAGAAGTTGTAAAAAGTGA
- a CDS encoding sensor domain-containing phosphodiesterase, producing the protein MILMLLLPFLMMWSLGGFENSSNTMIWAFLAPIMALLYTEKKEPFYWLIAFLLLLSLSVALEPILAKRTIAYTLKEFLFLINTSAVLSGIYVLLKYFINQTKTDVNNNVSFLQSYKTTIDTNLIVTKTDLEGNITFANENFYKISQYNANEALGAKHNIVRHPETDPSVYKEIWDTVLDKRTWHGQLKNQAKDGSTYWVETAISPILDKDDNIVEFIAIRYDITEIIQKQETLTRLLYTDTLTGLKNRKALFRDKNENVQHSLVLINIDKFSQINNLYGEVFGDKVLIKFSEFLLGAIEQRESCDLYRLGGDEFVVLSEERDPVTIQNNMANLIKYLHDRPITIDGQDISLSISVGISLEENKSLLESSSMALKSAKRNSKHIVLYSEAISLNQEYENNLKWVKEIKDAIKHDRVILYYQAIKDNKTNTIFKYETLIRLLDEQGNIVPPQKFLEIAKKSKLYKDLTKIVINKSFEYFKDKEFYFSVNITIEDILDPDINAFIINSLQKYGIGEKVSFEIVETESIEKFDVIEKFINNVKSYGAKISIDDFGTGYSNFEYLMRLQADYIKIDGSIIKNIVHDKKSALITSIIVSFAKEMNIKTIGEFVENEDIDNKLKELGVDKSQGYFIEKPKEKL; encoded by the coding sequence ATGATTTTAATGCTCTTACTTCCATTCTTAATGATGTGGAGTTTAGGTGGTTTTGAAAATAGTAGTAACACTATGATTTGGGCATTCTTAGCACCTATAATGGCATTACTCTATACTGAAAAAAAAGAGCCCTTTTATTGGTTGATCGCATTTTTACTCCTTTTGAGTCTTTCTGTTGCTCTAGAACCTATTTTAGCTAAGAGAACTATCGCTTACACGTTAAAAGAGTTTTTATTCCTTATAAACACATCTGCCGTACTTTCAGGGATATATGTACTTTTAAAATATTTCATCAATCAAACAAAAACCGATGTAAATAACAATGTCTCTTTTTTACAAAGTTATAAAACAACGATCGATACAAATCTAATAGTTACAAAAACAGATCTTGAAGGAAACATCACTTTTGCCAATGAAAATTTCTATAAGATCTCACAATACAATGCAAATGAAGCTCTGGGTGCTAAGCACAACATAGTACGCCACCCCGAAACAGACCCGAGTGTATACAAAGAAATTTGGGACACTGTCTTAGACAAACGTACTTGGCACGGGCAGCTAAAAAACCAAGCAAAAGACGGTTCGACATACTGGGTTGAAACTGCCATCTCCCCTATACTTGACAAAGACGATAATATTGTAGAATTTATTGCGATCCGCTATGACATTACAGAGATTATACAAAAACAAGAGACACTTACAAGACTGCTCTATACAGATACTTTAACAGGATTAAAAAACAGAAAAGCACTTTTTAGAGATAAGAATGAGAATGTACAACACTCATTGGTACTTATTAATATAGATAAGTTTAGTCAGATTAACAATCTCTATGGTGAAGTTTTTGGAGATAAAGTACTCATCAAATTTAGCGAATTTTTACTGGGTGCCATTGAACAACGAGAGAGTTGTGATCTTTACAGACTCGGCGGCGATGAATTTGTTGTCCTCTCAGAAGAGCGTGATCCAGTTACTATACAGAACAATATGGCAAATCTCATAAAATATCTTCATGATAGACCTATTACAATAGATGGTCAGGATATTAGCCTGAGCATCTCTGTCGGTATCTCTTTAGAGGAGAATAAGTCTCTTTTAGAGTCTTCAAGTATGGCTTTAAAATCAGCAAAAAGAAACTCTAAACATATTGTTCTTTATTCAGAAGCAATATCCCTGAACCAAGAGTATGAAAACAATCTTAAATGGGTTAAAGAGATTAAAGATGCTATAAAACACGATAGAGTGATTTTATACTATCAAGCGATCAAAGACAATAAAACAAACACTATTTTCAAGTATGAAACGCTTATCAGACTTCTTGACGAGCAAGGAAATATTGTCCCTCCTCAAAAGTTTTTAGAGATTGCCAAAAAATCAAAACTCTATAAAGACTTAACAAAAATCGTAATTAATAAAAGTTTTGAATACTTCAAAGATAAAGAGTTCTATTTTTCAGTAAATATTACGATTGAAGATATACTAGACCCTGATATTAATGCGTTTATTATTAATTCGCTTCAAAAGTACGGGATCGGAGAAAAAGTCTCATTTGAAATTGTAGAAACTGAAAGTATTGAGAAGTTTGATGTTATTGAAAAGTTTATCAATAATGTAAAATCTTACGGAGCTAAAATCTCTATTGATGATTTTGGTACAGGATATTCTAACTTTGAGTACCTGATGCGCTTACAAGCCGACTATATTAAAATTGACGGCAGCATCATTAAAAATATTGTTCATGATAAAAAGTCGGCACTTATCACCTCTATCATCGTTTCCTTTGCAAAAGAGATGAATATTAAAACAATCGGTGAATTTGTTGAAAATGAAGATATCGATAATAAACTCAAAGAGTTAGGTGTTGATAAGTCTCAAGGCTATTTTATAGAAAAACCTAAAGAAAAATTATAA
- a CDS encoding DUF1294 domain-containing protein: MIKEVAFVYFIFINISAFFIYSFDKYRSTKTKASRISERELHVFSLLGGFLGATLAMALFRHKISKNSFLYKHITIMLVWILGVSYFFLRELFSL, translated from the coding sequence GTGATCAAAGAGGTAGCTTTTGTCTACTTTATATTTATCAATATAAGCGCTTTTTTTATCTACAGTTTTGATAAATACCGCTCTACAAAAACAAAAGCATCGCGTATAAGCGAGAGGGAACTTCATGTGTTTTCACTGCTGGGCGGTTTTTTAGGTGCTACACTTGCAATGGCTCTTTTTCGACACAAAATAAGTAAAAACTCCTTTTTATATAAACACATAACTATAATGTTAGTGTGGATTTTAGGAGTTAGTTACTTTTTCTTGCGAGAGCTTTTCTCTTTGTGA
- a CDS encoding transporter substrate-binding domain-containing protein, giving the protein MKLFFQVYLLFVVLSTQIWGDVVFTQEEKKYVKEHPIVTLGSDYRWPPFDFIDSHDRHSGLSEDFIRLIEKKSGLKFRIKSEVWAQALENAKEKKYDGLVCSVKTHEREKYFNFTTPYLTVPMVVITQVGKDIHTIRDLKGKTVSINKSSYIHEWLQEKHPEIKIIPSSSNEESLEWVSLGKADAYIGNLAVGTYIINKNILNNLHIVEKLKEFSTSVSIAIDKDNVTLFNIIQKSVADVEENEMQAIKSKWSKSADFTGSSLLNLTKKELKWIKEHKTIHYVIDNYWEPVEFLSKNDGKYSGIASSYIELIAQKTGLEFVRVPTKEWSQSVEVINTRKADLYTCVAKTPSREKVVNFTKSYIDMPLVFVAKHNVEFITDMQQLNDKKVVLVKGYAVNELLRKEHPKITYIEVDNLTQAFKAIVNSKADVYIDLLPIVSNYIQKKGFSNLKISGTTPYHLKFHMALRNDWDPLGVKIFNKAIDSITPEEKNKIYNRWVDVKYDRQIDYTIIFEIAGVLLVLIIASLFWNRKLSLEIGKRREAEEKLKDLNKQLIEAMNEAKSASAAKSTFLSNMSHEIRTPMNSILGFTELLDEQIEDKKLKSFIKTIRTSGKTLLVLINDILDLSKIESGKMEIVKKKTDLHQVLEESIGLFKLQAEQKGLTLELELDQMMPEAVIGDGVRLKQILINLIGNAMKFTDEGFVKVSAKVLPIEGHLSKIDFIIRVSDSGIGIKKEAQEKIFHLFEQQENQDVKKYGGTGLGLSICRKLALLMDGNLEVESEIGKGATFILTLKNLPIASMYDEESDNGLDFDISSLEFDEATILVADDVAENRLLVKESFSGTKIHIIEAVDGEDALQKVKENKIDLIFMDIRMPKLDGYSATRMIKEEFQIPVVALTASIMQSDIEKLKEQRFDDYLRKPVAKKELYQVVSKYLNYTAAISSEEKTEVTSVQNEQDITDFIKQLPKELIKLFQDAKTTNDLSLIENFAKTLEEEAHKSEVSFMEEFAKDLSEKVEMFEIEELKQMLQQFEKIIEE; this is encoded by the coding sequence ATGAAACTATTCTTTCAAGTTTACCTTTTATTTGTTGTTTTATCTACACAAATATGGGGTGATGTGGTTTTTACTCAGGAAGAAAAAAAGTATGTAAAAGAGCACCCGATTGTAACACTGGGAAGTGATTATAGGTGGCCCCCTTTTGATTTTATTGACTCACACGATCGCCATAGCGGTTTATCTGAAGATTTTATTCGACTCATCGAGAAAAAAAGCGGTTTAAAGTTTCGAATAAAGTCTGAAGTATGGGCACAAGCACTTGAAAATGCAAAAGAAAAAAAATATGATGGACTTGTGTGTTCAGTAAAAACACATGAGAGGGAAAAATATTTTAACTTCACAACACCCTATTTGACAGTACCTATGGTTGTTATTACTCAGGTGGGTAAAGATATCCATACGATTAGGGACCTTAAAGGTAAAACAGTTTCTATAAATAAATCTTCTTACATTCATGAATGGTTACAAGAGAAACATCCAGAGATTAAAATTATTCCATCATCATCAAACGAGGAATCTTTAGAATGGGTCTCACTCGGTAAAGCTGATGCCTATATAGGAAACTTAGCAGTTGGAACTTACATAATCAATAAAAATATTTTAAACAATTTACATATTGTAGAGAAGCTCAAAGAGTTTAGTACTTCTGTAAGTATCGCTATTGATAAAGACAATGTAACCTTGTTTAACATTATTCAAAAATCTGTTGCAGATGTAGAAGAAAATGAGATGCAGGCTATAAAATCAAAATGGAGCAAGAGTGCTGATTTTACGGGAAGTAGTTTACTTAATCTAACAAAAAAAGAACTAAAGTGGATCAAAGAGCATAAGACAATACACTATGTGATCGATAACTATTGGGAACCCGTAGAGTTTCTTTCAAAAAATGACGGGAAATATTCAGGGATAGCAAGTAGCTATATAGAACTGATTGCACAAAAAACAGGTTTAGAGTTTGTCCGTGTACCTACGAAAGAGTGGTCTCAAAGTGTAGAAGTCATCAACACAAGAAAAGCAGATCTCTATACCTGTGTTGCGAAAACGCCTTCAAGAGAAAAGGTGGTTAACTTTACAAAGTCGTATATCGATATGCCTCTTGTTTTTGTAGCAAAACATAATGTAGAATTCATTACCGATATGCAGCAGTTAAATGATAAGAAAGTGGTACTGGTGAAAGGGTATGCCGTAAATGAACTTTTGAGAAAAGAGCATCCTAAAATCACTTACATTGAAGTGGACAACCTTACACAGGCCTTTAAAGCTATCGTTAACTCTAAAGCAGATGTGTATATTGACCTCTTACCGATTGTAAGTAACTACATACAAAAAAAAGGTTTCTCAAATCTAAAAATATCAGGGACTACACCGTATCATCTCAAATTTCATATGGCTTTACGCAACGATTGGGATCCTTTAGGAGTAAAGATCTTTAACAAGGCGATCGACTCTATTACACCCGAAGAGAAAAATAAGATATATAACCGATGGGTGGATGTAAAATATGATAGACAGATCGACTACACAATTATTTTTGAAATAGCAGGGGTTCTTTTAGTACTCATTATTGCATCTTTATTTTGGAATAGGAAACTCTCTTTAGAGATAGGAAAAAGAAGAGAAGCGGAAGAGAAATTAAAAGATCTTAACAAACAGTTGATCGAAGCTATGAATGAGGCAAAGAGTGCTAGTGCGGCAAAGTCGACATTCCTCTCAAATATGAGTCACGAAATTCGAACCCCTATGAACTCAATTTTAGGTTTTACGGAACTTTTAGATGAACAGATCGAAGATAAAAAACTAAAGTCCTTTATTAAAACTATCCGTACATCTGGAAAGACTTTATTGGTACTTATTAACGATATTTTAGACCTCTCGAAAATTGAATCGGGGAAAATGGAGATCGTAAAGAAAAAAACAGACCTACATCAAGTATTGGAAGAGAGCATAGGGCTCTTTAAGTTGCAGGCAGAACAAAAAGGGCTTACTTTAGAACTTGAACTTGATCAAATGATGCCTGAAGCAGTCATTGGTGATGGTGTACGCCTAAAACAGATCCTAATCAATTTGATCGGAAATGCTATGAAGTTTACCGATGAGGGATTTGTTAAAGTAAGTGCGAAGGTTTTACCTATTGAGGGACATTTAAGCAAAATAGACTTTATAATTCGAGTAAGTGATAGTGGGATAGGAATTAAAAAAGAGGCTCAGGAAAAGATCTTCCATCTATTTGAACAGCAAGAGAATCAAGATGTTAAGAAGTATGGAGGAACAGGATTAGGACTTTCTATTTGTCGTAAACTTGCACTTTTAATGGACGGGAATTTAGAAGTTGAAAGTGAGATCGGCAAAGGTGCAACTTTCATACTGACACTGAAAAATCTTCCGATTGCCTCTATGTATGATGAGGAGTCGGATAATGGTTTGGACTTTGATATATCTAGTTTAGAGTTTGATGAAGCGACAATATTGGTTGCCGATGATGTAGCTGAGAATAGATTGTTGGTAAAAGAGAGTTTCTCCGGTACGAAGATACATATAATTGAAGCGGTTGACGGTGAAGATGCACTGCAAAAGGTCAAAGAGAACAAAATTGATCTGATCTTTATGGATATACGAATGCCGAAACTTGACGGTTACAGTGCTACACGAATGATCAAAGAGGAGTTTCAGATCCCGGTTGTAGCATTAACAGCATCTATTATGCAGAGTGATATAGAGAAGTTAAAAGAGCAGCGTTTTGATGATTACCTAAGAAAACCGGTAGCAAAAAAAGAGCTATATCAGGTGGTTTCTAAGTACTTAAATTACACGGCAGCAATCTCATCAGAAGAAAAAACAGAAGTTACTTCTGTGCAAAATGAGCAGGATATTACTGATTTTATTAAACAATTGCCTAAAGAACTTATTAAATTATTTCAAGATGCAAAAACGACAAATGATCTCTCTTTAATAGAAAATTTTGCTAAAACTCTTGAAGAGGAAGCACATAAATCTGAAGTTAGTTTTATGGAAGAGTTTGCAAAAGATTTAAGTGAAAAAGTTGAGATGTTCGAGATCGAAGAGTTGAAGCAGATGTTACAGCAATTTGAGAAGATTATAGAAGAGTAG
- a CDS encoding DEAD/DEAH box helicase, which yields MSFEKLGVFKPLLDAINDLGYSEPTLIQQRAIPLVLQKKDLFATAQTGTGKTAAFALPLLQKLRKKDENKGVRGVIVSPTRELSVQIYEDITAYAKYMDIKCEAIISGKDITKQIQRLKGGAEVIVATPGRLLELTQNGLKLDDVEVFVLDEADRMLDMGFSRDIKAIHPLLPKRHQTLLFSATFSEKVRKLSKLILTSPAFIETAKKNTTVDTINQVAYLVDANRKAELLAYLIGSRNFPQVLVFTRTKASADVLGKELEKDGLKAGVIHGDKTKANRLKTLKQFMEGKFRVLVATDIASRGLDIEELPYVINYELPSIPEDYVHRVGRTGRAGREGEAISLLDVYEKFEIRDIEKLIGQKIEKETVEGFEPDPNIRRKDVDEVKLKSEHKKQDKRFVAKKAEPKKTTAKTVKMAKKRKTTKRDPR from the coding sequence ATGTCATTTGAAAAACTAGGAGTTTTTAAGCCTCTGTTAGATGCGATAAACGATCTTGGCTATAGTGAGCCAACACTAATACAACAAAGAGCTATTCCGTTAGTTTTACAAAAAAAAGATCTTTTTGCAACAGCACAAACCGGAACCGGAAAAACAGCAGCATTCGCTCTGCCACTTTTACAAAAATTAAGAAAAAAAGATGAAAATAAAGGTGTAAGAGGTGTAATTGTTTCTCCCACAAGAGAGTTAAGCGTACAAATTTACGAAGATATTACCGCTTATGCAAAATATATGGATATTAAATGTGAAGCTATCATCAGCGGAAAAGATATCACAAAACAGATTCAACGTTTAAAAGGCGGGGCTGAAGTGATTGTCGCAACTCCGGGAAGACTGCTTGAGCTGACACAAAACGGACTGAAGCTGGATGATGTAGAAGTTTTTGTACTTGATGAAGCTGATCGTATGCTTGATATGGGATTTAGTAGAGATATTAAGGCTATTCATCCACTTTTACCAAAAAGACATCAAACACTACTTTTTTCAGCAACGTTTTCAGAAAAAGTAAGAAAACTATCAAAACTAATCCTTACATCACCTGCATTTATTGAAACTGCAAAGAAAAATACAACTGTAGATACTATTAATCAGGTAGCGTACTTGGTAGATGCTAATAGAAAAGCTGAGTTGTTAGCGTATTTGATAGGCTCGAGAAATTTCCCTCAAGTTTTAGTATTTACCAGAACAAAAGCGAGTGCAGATGTTTTAGGAAAAGAGCTTGAAAAAGATGGTCTAAAAGCGGGTGTAATTCACGGCGATAAAACAAAAGCAAACCGTCTCAAAACTTTAAAACAGTTTATGGAAGGGAAGTTCCGTGTACTGGTTGCTACAGATATCGCCTCTCGCGGGCTTGATATTGAAGAGCTACCGTATGTAATTAACTATGAACTTCCGTCTATTCCTGAGGATTATGTGCACCGTGTAGGGCGTACTGGTCGTGCAGGTCGCGAAGGGGAAGCTATCTCTTTACTTGATGTGTATGAGAAGTTTGAGATTCGTGATATTGAAAAGCTGATCGGTCAAAAGATCGAGAAAGAGACGGTAGAAGGGTTTGAACCCGATCCAAATATTCGTAGAAAAGATGTTGATGAAGTAAAACTAAAATCGGAACACAAAAAGCAAGACAAACGCTTTGTTGCGAAAAAAGCAGAGCCGAAGAAGACAACTGCCAAAACTGTAAAAATGGCAAAAAAAAGAAAAACTACCAAAAGGGATCCACGCTAG
- the hemN gene encoding oxygen-independent coproporphyrinogen III oxidase encodes MSLDFAKFIKYSKPGPRYTSYPTALEFSDAFGYDEYIKKLENQDDSRPLSLYFHLPFCKNACYFCGCNVVFTSKEDKMLRYIEYLKRELEILSKHLNMKREVIQMHFGGGTPTFFSAEQLKVVIDEIKSYFPNFTDDAEISCEIDPRHIDEDQMRVMSEAGFNRVSFGIQDFNEKVQVAVHRVQPYNITKNAMDLARKYNMVSVNVDLIYGLPYQSLDTFKETLELSLTLNPDRFAVFNYAHVPWLKKTMRKIDETTLPEPDEKLQIMQYTIDYLTSHGYKMVGMDHFAKPEDELFQAIEKGELHRNFQGYTTKGGADLIGVGLTSIGEGVDYYAQNHKDMKLYEEAIDAGKLPFERGVMLSEDDMIRQYVIMELMSNFKLDIKRFESLFNINFKEYFKDALEELQTFADEDLITIDNDKIACSQTGTLLIRNIAMPFDAYMHQHAGSKKTFSKTV; translated from the coding sequence ATGTCATTAGACTTTGCAAAATTTATAAAATACTCAAAACCGGGACCGAGATATACGTCATACCCGACAGCGTTGGAGTTTAGTGATGCCTTTGGTTACGATGAGTATATTAAAAAATTGGAAAATCAAGATGACTCTCGCCCTTTAAGTTTATACTTCCACCTTCCGTTTTGTAAAAATGCTTGTTATTTTTGTGGATGTAATGTTGTGTTTACCTCTAAAGAGGACAAGATGTTACGCTACATTGAGTACCTCAAGCGTGAATTAGAGATCCTCTCTAAGCATCTTAATATGAAACGTGAAGTGATTCAGATGCACTTTGGCGGTGGAACTCCGACATTTTTCTCTGCGGAACAATTAAAAGTAGTAATTGACGAGATCAAATCATACTTTCCAAACTTTACAGATGATGCGGAGATCTCATGTGAGATAGACCCTCGCCATATCGATGAAGATCAGATGCGTGTAATGAGTGAAGCGGGATTTAACCGTGTAAGTTTCGGTATTCAGGACTTCAATGAAAAAGTGCAAGTGGCAGTGCACCGTGTTCAGCCCTATAACATCACGAAAAATGCAATGGATTTAGCACGTAAGTACAATATGGTTTCAGTGAATGTTGACCTTATTTACGGACTTCCGTATCAGTCACTCGATACTTTCAAAGAGACGTTAGAGCTTTCTTTGACTTTAAATCCTGACAGATTTGCAGTATTTAACTATGCACATGTGCCTTGGCTCAAGAAAACTATGCGTAAAATTGATGAAACAACGCTTCCTGAACCGGATGAAAAACTGCAGATTATGCAGTATACGATTGATTATCTGACAAGTCACGGATACAAAATGGTTGGAATGGATCACTTTGCAAAACCTGAAGATGAACTTTTCCAAGCGATCGAGAAAGGGGAGCTTCACAGAAACTTCCAAGGCTATACTACAAAAGGTGGTGCTGACTTAATAGGAGTAGGGCTTACATCTATCGGTGAGGGTGTTGATTATTATGCGCAAAACCATAAAGATATGAAACTTTATGAAGAAGCAATTGATGCAGGAAAACTTCCATTTGAACGTGGTGTAATGCTCAGTGAAGATGATATGATCCGCCAATATGTGATCATGGAACTTATGAGTAACTTCAAGCTAGATATAAAAAGATTTGAATCTCTTTTCAATATCAACTTCAAAGAGTATTTTAAAGATGCCTTAGAAGAATTACAAACTTTTGCAGATGAAGATCTTATAACGATAGATAATGATAAAATTGCATGTAGCCAAACGGGTACATTACTTATAAGAAATATTGCTATGCCTTTTGATGCATATATGCATCAGCATGCAGGCAGTAAAAAAACTTTTTCAAAAACGGTGTAG